From Xenopus laevis strain J_2021 chromosome 7L, Xenopus_laevis_v10.1, whole genome shotgun sequence, one genomic window encodes:
- the LOC108695938 gene encoding formyl peptide receptor-related sequence 1, with the protein MENSTLYIPSLSTVTTLAEEELDGIYHLFRIINITIYSIIFILGTVGNGLVIWIIGFKMEKTATLIWFLNLGIADFSFCLFLPLYITEWAMWYHWPFGWIMCKTWGFNLHLNLSASVLFLMIISVDRCICVLYPIWAKIHRTSRSASIISVIIWVLSVALSFPYIVFYDTTDNGKESIHCILMFSIWNNSTTFDYETWEVRYKPIIMTRFVSMFLIPFSIIMVCYGLIALQVRKNSRISRSGRTLKIIFTIVICFFSCWFLYHILPMIENADIEIGYPANVILNSLGYYLAFFNSCLNPIIYVFIGQDFKKSLNKSISFLLKNTFREETNPAESPSNDLEPETMT; encoded by the coding sequence ATGGAGAATTCCACCCTCTACATTCCCAGCTTGTCCACTGTTACCACTTTGGCCGAAGAGGAACTTGACGGAATCTACCACTTGTTCCGAATAATTAACATAACAATTTACAGCATAATATTCATTCTAGGAACTGTGGGCAATGGGCTGGTTATCTGGATTATCGGATTTAAAATGGAAAAGACAGCTACTCTTATTTGGTTTCTCAACCTCGGCATTGCAGAtttttctttctgtctctttCTCCCTCTCTATATTACAGAATGGGCAATGTGGTATCATTGGCCCTTTGGTTGGATTATGTGCAAGACTTGGGGTTTTAACCTACATCTAAACCTCTctgcaagtgtattatttttaatgataatcaGTGTTGATCGTTGTATCTGTGTTCTGTATCCAATATGGGCCAAAATCCACAGAACTTCAAGATCAGCCTCAATCATCTCAGTTATTATTTGGGTCTTGTCTGTGGCTCTCAGTTTCCCttacattgttttttatgatACTACTGACAATGGCAAAGAATCTATTCACTGTATCCTCATGTTTTCAATTTGGAATAACTCAACCACTTTTGATTATGAAACGTGGGAAGTGAGGTATAAACCCATTATTATGACAAGATTTGTGTCTATGTTCTTGATCCCCTTTTCCATCATCATGGTTTGCTATGGGCTCATTGCATTGCAGGTGAGAAAAAACAGCAGAATCTCTAGGTCTGGTCGAACCttgaaaattatatttacaattgTCATTTGCTTCTTTTCTTGCTGGTTTCTTTATCATATTCTCCCTATGATCGAAAATGCGGATATTGAAATAGGGTATCCTgctaatgtaattttaaatagccttggatattactTAGCTTTCTTTAACAGCTGTCTCAATCCAATAATCTATGTCTTCATTGGTCAGGACTTTAAGAAAagtttaaataaatcaatttcatTTCTCCTGAAAAACACATTCAGAGAGGAAACTAATCCTGCGGAAAGTCCAAGCAATGATTTAGAACCTGAAACAATGACTTAG